In one window of Macadamia integrifolia cultivar HAES 741 chromosome 2, SCU_Mint_v3, whole genome shotgun sequence DNA:
- the LOC122088296 gene encoding uncharacterized protein LOC122088296 isoform X2 — protein MVIVLNLKIKFIEGHRYPVHRLSQFACTQNFQSFRTCPIRRANIAHFSEPNKKMVHVYRFRERLWASLPEPVKEFPWRKAEDLVLQHLLIHGERALKWSLITLFIFSFLSDVIFSVVRNRELMVPLGLFIGCTLADFLKETSKELFEGIKEGGLRWHLLGIGSFFVLVKFVSVYFTVQGRVFLSHVGNGGLMQVLWLWRKLLEERESVNVELLHQNDFKSNNV, from the exons ATGGTTATTGTCTTGAATTTGAAG ATAAAGTTTATTGAAGGCCACAGGTATCCAGTCCATAGGCTCTCGCAGTTTGCATGCACTCAGAACTTCCAATCATTTCGAACATGTCCAATAAGAAGAGCAAACATTGCACATTTCAGTGAACCAAATAAAAAGATGGTGCATGTGTATCGTTTCAGAGAGAGGCTGTGGGCTTCTCTTCCTGAGCCAGTGAAAGAGTTTCCTTGGAGGAAAGCAGAGGATCTGGTGCTGCAGCACTTGCTGATACATGGAGAGAGAGCATTGAAATGGTCTCTGATTACATTGTTCATTTTTAGCTTCTTATCAGACGTAATATTTTCTGTTGTGAGAAACAGAGAATTAATGGTACCTCTAGGTCTTTTCATTGGCTGCACACTGGCTGACTTCTTGAAGGAGACTTCTAAGGAATTGTTTGAAGGCATCAAG GAAGGAGGTTTGAGATGGCACCTTCTTGGCATTGGTTCTTTCTTTGttcttgttaagtttgtctctgTGTATTTCACAGTGCAAGGACGTGTATTTCTTTCCCATGTTGGGAACGGCGGGTTGATGCAGGTTCTATGGTTATGGAGAAAACTACTGGAGGAAAGAGAATCTGTTAATGTGGAGCTGTTGCACCAAAATGATTTTAAATCCAACAATGTGTAA
- the LOC122088296 gene encoding uncharacterized protein LOC122088296 isoform X1, whose translation MALRACASSGSSRFQIKFIEGHRYPVHRLSQFACTQNFQSFRTCPIRRANIAHFSEPNKKMVHVYRFRERLWASLPEPVKEFPWRKAEDLVLQHLLIHGERALKWSLITLFIFSFLSDVIFSVVRNRELMVPLGLFIGCTLADFLKETSKELFEGIKEGGLRWHLLGIGSFFVLVKFVSVYFTVQGRVFLSHVGNGGLMQVLWLWRKLLEERESVNVELLHQNDFKSNNV comes from the exons atggcGCTGAGAGCTTGTGCATCCTCTGGGTCATCGAGATTTCAG ATAAAGTTTATTGAAGGCCACAGGTATCCAGTCCATAGGCTCTCGCAGTTTGCATGCACTCAGAACTTCCAATCATTTCGAACATGTCCAATAAGAAGAGCAAACATTGCACATTTCAGTGAACCAAATAAAAAGATGGTGCATGTGTATCGTTTCAGAGAGAGGCTGTGGGCTTCTCTTCCTGAGCCAGTGAAAGAGTTTCCTTGGAGGAAAGCAGAGGATCTGGTGCTGCAGCACTTGCTGATACATGGAGAGAGAGCATTGAAATGGTCTCTGATTACATTGTTCATTTTTAGCTTCTTATCAGACGTAATATTTTCTGTTGTGAGAAACAGAGAATTAATGGTACCTCTAGGTCTTTTCATTGGCTGCACACTGGCTGACTTCTTGAAGGAGACTTCTAAGGAATTGTTTGAAGGCATCAAG GAAGGAGGTTTGAGATGGCACCTTCTTGGCATTGGTTCTTTCTTTGttcttgttaagtttgtctctgTGTATTTCACAGTGCAAGGACGTGTATTTCTTTCCCATGTTGGGAACGGCGGGTTGATGCAGGTTCTATGGTTATGGAGAAAACTACTGGAGGAAAGAGAATCTGTTAATGTGGAGCTGTTGCACCAAAATGATTTTAAATCCAACAATGTGTAA
- the LOC122072066 gene encoding transcription factor MYB36-like, protein MGRAPCCDKANVKKGPWSPEEDAKLKSYIEQQGTGGNWIALPQKIGLRRCGKSCRLRWLNYLRPNIKHGGFSEEEDNIICSLYISIGSRWSIIAAQLPGRTDNDIKNYWNTRLKKKLLGKQRKEQHSRRLSCLKQQETKNPSENLVPPECGNQNPYWPEQPMAGGAPLSQRITQDSLLNDHFSINLPPINCLSNMGFQFQSNQFDIDITAANMHHMLQGELNENQNNLVMVDEMVYNNPQRLEGLEYCLYNAGMVNESSAAMTSLAYPTLVPDYEVCQQAMLQGCALEEPRYLGLPQ, encoded by the exons ATGGGGAGAGCTCCTTGCTGCGACAAAGCCAATGTTAAGAAGGGGCCATGGTCACCTGAAGAAGATGCCAAGCTCAAGTCTTATATCGAGCAGCAAGGCACCGGTGGCAACTGGATTGCCTTGCCCCAGAAGATTG GTCTCCGGCGATGCGGGAAGAGCTGCCGCCTTCGATGGCTGAATTATCTTCGCCCCAACATCAAACATGGAGGATtctctgaagaagaagataacatAATTTGCAGTCTCTACATCAGTATCGGAAGCAG GTGGTCAATCATAGCAGCTCAACTCCCAGGAAGAACTGACAACGACATAAAAAACTACTGGAACACAAGGCTGAAGAAGAAGCTCTTGGGTAAGCAGCGTAAGGAGCAACATTCTCGTAGGCTCAGCTGCCTTAAACAACAAGAGACCAAGAACCCCAGTGAGAATCTTGTGCCTCCTGAGTGTGGCAACCAAAACCCATATTGGCCGGAGCAGCCCATGGCCGGCGGCGCACCTTTATCACAACGGATCACCCAAGACTCATTGCTCAACGACCATTTTTCCATCAATTTGCCACCCATAAACTGCTTGAGCAACATGGGTTTTCAATTCCAGAGCAATCAGTTCGACATCGACATTACGGCGGCCAATATGCATCATATGCTGCAAGGAGAGCTTAATGAGAACCAGAATAACCTGGTCATGGTGGATGAAATGGTCTATAACAACCCACAAAGATTAGAGGGACTGGAGTACTGCCTTTACAATGCTGGAATGGTAAATGAAAGCTCAGCCGCCATGACCTCTTTGGCTTACCCTACATTAGTCCCAGACTATGAAGTTTGCCAGCAAGCCATGCTACAAGGATGTGCTTTGGAGGAGCCCAGGTACCTCGGGCTACCGCAGTAG